A genomic window from Halogeometricum borinquense DSM 11551 includes:
- a CDS encoding Nmad3 family putative nucleotide modification protein, with product MTRALAINVAANTNLPGVRGPVYPDGTFAYVPIPERKPTRPDATVPTYADIDPPVEIPADARDAPVHLDPEFAGYPFCDRYTYGDEHGVKAGPLSDLDAGDWLFFYATLDLHEATGNGDTVDADDGTNYLAPDWGTYLIGGFEVDIAVTGSEYESLPAPERARFATNAHVKRESFDAAVLVAGTDRSRLFDRVVPLSTREAGADANRIVTDLSNDSGKGPWWRRVLRFDAKATDELLRVIESREFDPYLG from the coding sequence GTGACTCGCGCTCTCGCTATCAACGTCGCCGCCAACACCAATTTGCCCGGTGTTCGCGGTCCCGTCTACCCGGATGGAACGTTCGCCTATGTCCCCATTCCTGAACGCAAACCGACCCGACCGGATGCGACGGTTCCAACGTACGCTGACATCGACCCACCAGTCGAGATTCCCGCTGACGCCCGCGACGCGCCCGTCCATCTGGACCCCGAGTTCGCCGGCTATCCGTTCTGTGACCGCTACACGTACGGCGACGAACACGGTGTGAAGGCCGGTCCGCTCTCGGATCTCGATGCTGGCGATTGGCTGTTTTTCTATGCGACGCTGGATCTGCACGAGGCGACCGGCAATGGGGACACAGTCGACGCAGACGACGGCACGAACTATCTCGCACCGGATTGGGGGACGTACCTCATCGGCGGTTTCGAAGTCGATATCGCCGTCACGGGTTCGGAGTACGAGTCGCTTCCGGCGCCCGAGCGCGCTCGATTCGCCACTAACGCGCACGTCAAGCGCGAGTCGTTCGACGCGGCGGTGCTCGTCGCCGGAACCGACCGGTCGCGCCTGTTCGACCGCGTGGTGCCGCTCTCGACGCGCGAAGCGGGCGCGGACGCGAACCGCATCGTTACCGACCTCTCGAACGACTCCGGGAAGGGTCCGTGGTGGCGGCGCGTCCTTCGGTTTGACGCCAAGGCGACCGATGAACTGCTTCGCGTGATCGAATCGCGCGAGTTCGATCCGTATCTCGGATGA
- a CDS encoding enoyl-CoA hydratase/isomerase family protein, producing MIRTTADGPVRVVTIDRPERRNALRPTDLDELAAAVTDADSNETPVIYLRGAGGHFCAGADLDSVSELADPEAFAQKGQQVANTIADASAVVVAGIDGAARGGGVEMALACDVRVATPDATFAEPGVEFGLFGAWGGTVRLPRIVGEGEAMDIALSGRVVDAAEARRIGLVSRVVEDPRTVADEIASNRSDALRVVKRRLRDDADDKARERAEAEAFARLHERYVGDIRQTRGERGGDDSE from the coding sequence ATGATTCGAACGACGGCGGACGGACCGGTGCGCGTCGTGACTATCGACCGACCGGAGCGACGAAACGCGCTTCGGCCCACGGACCTCGATGAGCTGGCGGCCGCCGTGACCGACGCTGACTCCAACGAGACGCCTGTCATCTACCTCCGCGGGGCGGGTGGGCATTTCTGTGCGGGCGCTGACCTCGACAGCGTCTCGGAACTCGCGGATCCGGAAGCGTTCGCCCAAAAAGGACAACAAGTAGCGAACACCATCGCCGACGCATCGGCAGTTGTCGTCGCCGGAATCGACGGTGCGGCCCGCGGCGGCGGTGTCGAAATGGCGCTGGCCTGCGACGTGCGCGTGGCGACGCCCGACGCGACGTTCGCCGAACCCGGCGTCGAGTTCGGCCTGTTCGGCGCGTGGGGCGGCACCGTCCGCCTGCCGCGAATCGTTGGCGAGGGTGAAGCGATGGATATCGCGCTCTCGGGGCGCGTCGTAGACGCAGCGGAGGCCCGCCGAATCGGTCTCGTCTCTCGGGTTGTCGAGGACCCGCGGACCGTTGCCGACGAAATCGCGTCCAACCGGTCGGACGCACTCCGCGTCGTAAAGCGGCGACTCCGCGACGATGCGGACGATAAAGCGCGCGAACGGGCCGAAGCGGAGGCATTCGCCCGTCTGCACGAGCGATACGTCGGCGATATCCGACAGACTCGGGGAGAAAGAGGAGGAGACGACTCGGAGTGA
- a CDS encoding NAD+ synthase, with translation MSTEPTILSDTAPLDLRLSDDELEATHNHILQFIRDVVDGAGAEGAVLGLSGGIDSTATAYLAAEALGKENLHGLVMPSVVNSDENMSDAERVAQELEIEYDVVEIQPIAETFFDTFPEAANDRMAAGNVYVRVRGVLNYFVANHENKIVLGTGNRSEALTGYFTKYGDQAVDCNPIGNLYKQQVRQLAAHVGVPQDLVMKTPSAGMWTGQTDEDEMGMHYDTLDAILALHVDGPLSKSATMDHIDVTGEQIDRVVELYEQSAHKRQMPPAPEPLDL, from the coding sequence ATGAGCACGGAACCGACGATTTTGAGCGATACCGCCCCGCTTGACCTTCGCTTGTCGGACGACGAACTCGAAGCGACCCACAACCACATCCTCCAGTTCATCCGCGATGTGGTGGATGGTGCCGGTGCCGAGGGTGCCGTTCTCGGCCTGTCGGGCGGCATCGATAGCACGGCGACAGCCTACCTCGCGGCCGAAGCACTCGGAAAGGAGAATCTCCACGGGCTGGTGATGCCGAGCGTGGTCAACTCCGACGAGAACATGAGCGACGCCGAACGCGTCGCACAGGAGTTAGAAATCGAGTACGACGTGGTGGAGATTCAACCCATCGCCGAGACGTTCTTCGATACGTTCCCCGAAGCCGCGAACGACAGGATGGCCGCCGGGAACGTCTACGTCCGCGTCCGCGGCGTCCTGAACTACTTCGTCGCCAACCACGAGAACAAAATCGTTCTCGGAACTGGCAACCGGTCTGAAGCCCTCACGGGATACTTCACGAAGTACGGTGACCAAGCGGTCGATTGCAATCCTATCGGCAACCTCTACAAACAGCAGGTCCGCCAACTGGCCGCCCACGTCGGCGTCCCCCAAGACCTCGTGATGAAAACACCCTCGGCTGGGATGTGGACCGGCCAAACTGACGAGGACGAGATGGGCATGCACTACGACACCCTCGACGCGATTCTCGCACTCCACGTCGATGGTCCCCTCTCGAAGTCCGCGACGATGGACCACATCGACGTCACCGGCGAGCAGATCGACAGGGTAGTCGAACTGTACGAACAGAGCGCACACAAGCGGCAGATGCCGCCCGCGCCGGAACCGCTGGATCTCTGA